The window GATGTAGCGCAGATAATACCAGCTCGACCCGGCCCATTGCGGCATGGTGTTCGTCTCGCGTTTGGCCGCGCCGCCGCATTGCGGACATTGGGTATTCACCCAGTCCACGATATTGGCCAGCGGCGATTCGCCGGTGCCGGTCGGTTCGTATTTGGCCACATCGGGCAGTTTGAGCGGCAGCTGGTCTTCCGGCACGGCCACCGCGCCGCACCGCGGACAATGTACCAGCGGTATCGGCTCGCCCCAATATCTCTGCCGCGCAAAAACCCAATCGCGCAACTTATAATTAACCGTTTTTTTGCCAAAACCTTTGCGCTCCAGATCGGCGGTAATTTTTTCCTTGAACTCCGCGCTGGTCAGTCCGTCATATTCGGCGGAGTTTGTCGCTTTGCCGTCCTCACCAAATATTGTAATGACCGGAATATTATATTTTTGGGCAAAAGCCAGATCACGCTCGTCATGCGCGGGCACAGCCATGATCGCGCCGGTGCCGTAAGAGATCAAAACATAATCAGCCACCCAGACCGGGATCTTCGCGCCATTGACCGGATTGACAGCAAAAGCTCCCGTGAACACGCCGGTTTTGTCTTTTTCCAGATGCGCGCGCTCCAGATCGCTTTTGAGTCTGGTCTGCCGGACGTATTCGTCCACTTGAGCCTTTTGCTCCAGCGCGGTAATTTTCTCCAGCAGCGGATGTTCTGGCGCAATGACCATAAAAGTCGCTCCGTACAATGTATCAGGCCGCGTGGTAAAAATTTTTAGTTTTTCCGTCAGGCCGTCGAGCGCGAAATCCACTTCCGCGCCGATACTTTTTCCTATCCAATTCCGCTGCATCAATTTTATCGGCTCCGGCCAGTCCAACAAGTCGAGGTCATTGAGCAGACGCTCGGCATAGGCCGTGATACGGAGCATCCACTGGCGCATATCTTTTTTGACCACCGCGCCGCCGCAGCGTTCGCAGACACCGTCTTTTACCTCTTCATTGGCAATGCCGGTCTGGCAGTTTTCGCACCAGTTGATCGGCATATTGGCTTCATAGGCCAGCCCTTTTTTGTGCAGCTGCAAAAATATCCACTGCGTCCATTTGTAATATTCCGGATCGGTCGTGTCGATCTCTCTGTCCCAGTCATAAGAATAACCCAGCGCCTGAATTTGCCGCCGGAAAGTTTCGATATTTTTCTGCGTCGAAAGCGAGGGATGCGTGCCAGTTTTGATGGCGTAATTTTCGGCGGGCAGACCGAAAGCGTCCCAGCCCATCGGGTGCAAAACGTTAAAGCCATTCATGCGTTTGTAGCGGCAGAGAATATCCGAAGCCGTGTAGCCCTCGGGGTGCCCCATGTGAATACCCGCGCCGGACGGATAAGGGAACATATCGAGACAATAAAACCGCTTGTCTTTGGGAAAGGAATTATCTTCCGTGGCTTTGTATAATTTGGCTTCCGCCCATTTTTTCTGCCATTTTGGCTCGATAGTCAGGTGAGCGTAACGGTCGGACATAAGGAAACTTTAACAGTTTATGGATTAACACGCAACGAAACGATGCTGTTTTAAAGGGACAGGCGCCGGGTGCGAATTTTCTATATTCTTTTATATTCTTTGGCTTATCTTTAACTCTCTGTTTGGTGATAGAATAAGTATATTTCGAAAAATGGAGCTGATAATACGAAATATGCCGCAGAATACAGACCTAAAGTTCTTTACTAATGAACCAAATGCGACCCTGCTGGACAGGTTCAGAAAATCGCTGAAGTTTGTGCGGTATTTTGATATTCTAGTAGGTTATTTCCGGGTTAGCGGTTTTTATAATTTATATAAAGAATTTGAGACGATAGATAAGATCAGGATTCTGGTCGGACTTAATGCAGACAAAAAAACTTATGACATCATCGA is drawn from Candidatus Margulisiibacteriota bacterium and contains these coding sequences:
- the leuS gene encoding leucine--tRNA ligase, with amino-acid sequence MSDRYAHLTIEPKWQKKWAEAKLYKATEDNSFPKDKRFYCLDMFPYPSGAGIHMGHPEGYTASDILCRYKRMNGFNVLHPMGWDAFGLPAENYAIKTGTHPSLSTQKNIETFRRQIQALGYSYDWDREIDTTDPEYYKWTQWIFLQLHKKGLAYEANMPINWCENCQTGIANEEVKDGVCERCGGAVVKKDMRQWMLRITAYAERLLNDLDLLDWPEPIKLMQRNWIGKSIGAEVDFALDGLTEKLKIFTTRPDTLYGATFMVIAPEHPLLEKITALEQKAQVDEYVRQTRLKSDLERAHLEKDKTGVFTGAFAVNPVNGAKIPVWVADYVLISYGTGAIMAVPAHDERDLAFAQKYNIPVITIFGEDGKATNSAEYDGLTSAEFKEKITADLERKGFGKKTVNYKLRDWVFARQRYWGEPIPLVHCPRCGAVAVPEDQLPLKLPDVAKYEPTGTGESPLANIVDWVNTQCPQCGGAAKRETNTMPQWAGSSWYYLRYIDPRNPAALADKSKLDYWLPVDHYIGGAEHAVLHLLYARFWHKVLFDLGVVSTPEPFQRLTNQGLILAEDGQKMSKSKGNVVNPDGVIQEYGADALRLYIMFLGPLEMSKPWSLKGILGVRRFLDKTWNLFETKKIADARPNAELLKILHQTIKKVGEDINSLNFNTGISQLMIFLNAAQSAETLDRKTGEAFLQLLAPYAPHLAEELWEKLGHQTSIHLEKWPEYDEKYLTTDEVEIVFSVNGRARGAQKTAKGLPPDELEKLALADPAVQKHLAGKTIVKKIIVPDKIVNFVI